A genomic window from Lactobacillus sp. ESL0677 includes:
- the phnE gene encoding phosphonate ABC transporter, permease protein PhnE, translated as MSNTDKEALMTLPKKKFKFWNLIWVVVFIVGLFVSTDVTHTDLGALFANFNQFTDIFLQMLHPDWAYLGPIMPLLLETIKMAILGTVIGSILAFIYSLLIARNIVKNKAITGILRVIMNIVRTVPDLLLGAIFVAIVGIGPVAGILALAICTFGIVVKLFYEAIETIDPGPIEALTAVGANKLQIIVFAVLPQVITYFISYCLYAFEINVRASTVLGYIGAGGIGLYLQQTLQVFDYAKTGTIILVIIVVVVLIDYVSSKSREALMK; from the coding sequence ATGAGTAACACTGATAAGGAAGCACTCATGACTTTACCTAAGAAAAAGTTTAAGTTTTGGAACTTGATTTGGGTAGTTGTCTTTATTGTTGGACTATTTGTCTCAACAGATGTTACTCATACCGATCTTGGTGCTTTATTTGCTAACTTTAATCAATTTACTGACATCTTTTTGCAAATGCTACATCCAGATTGGGCGTACCTTGGACCGATTATGCCGCTATTGCTTGAAACAATTAAGATGGCAATCTTGGGAACGGTAATTGGTTCTATCTTGGCCTTTATCTATTCGCTATTAATTGCGCGTAATATTGTTAAGAATAAGGCCATTACCGGTATTTTACGGGTAATTATGAATATTGTTAGAACAGTACCGGACCTTTTATTAGGGGCAATCTTTGTTGCAATTGTCGGAATTGGCCCTGTTGCTGGTATCTTGGCCCTAGCTATTTGTACTTTTGGGATTGTTGTTAAGCTCTTTTATGAAGCAATCGAAACAATTGATCCGGGTCCAATCGAGGCTTTGACCGCTGTTGGTGCTAATAAACTGCAAATCATTGTTTTTGCTGTTTTACCACAAGTCATTACTTACTTTATTTCTTATTGCTTGTATGCATTTGAAATTAACGTTCGGGCTTCAACTGTCTTGGGGTATATCGGTGCCGGTGGTATCGGACTTTACCTGCAACAGACTCTGCAAGTCTTTGACTATGCTAAGACGGGGACAATCATCTTAGTTATCATTGTGGTCGTAGTTTTAATCGACTATGTTTCGTCTAAATCACGGGAGGCGTTGATGAAATAA
- the phnE gene encoding phosphonate ABC transporter, permease protein PhnE, which produces MDTNIKKLPPRPVDMQKRIMHWGLAIITIVLIAWSCTGMDFGGIKATAGQIAGAIFNGIFHPDWSYVYNGSGEDLVSQLWQTVCIAFLGTFISAIISLPFAFWAAHTKHKKWYISRTGKIVLAIIRSFPEIVLALMFIKAVGPGSAAGVLALGFHSVGMLAKLFSEAIENLDDGPNEAVTAVGGSKTNITMFSTLPNLMPALISNTLYRFDVSIRSASILGLVGAGGIGYPLIIALQYRQWNRVGIILLGIIIMVIVIDWISGMIRKKLV; this is translated from the coding sequence ATGGATACTAATATTAAAAAATTACCTCCTCGCCCAGTTGATATGCAGAAGCGAATTATGCATTGGGGCTTAGCCATCATTACTATCGTTCTTATTGCTTGGTCATGCACGGGAATGGATTTTGGCGGTATTAAAGCAACTGCTGGTCAGATTGCTGGTGCGATTTTCAACGGGATTTTCCATCCAGATTGGTCATATGTTTATAACGGCAGTGGTGAAGACTTAGTATCGCAGTTATGGCAAACTGTATGTATTGCCTTCTTAGGTACGTTCATTTCAGCAATTATTTCATTGCCGTTTGCCTTTTGGGCAGCTCACACCAAACATAAAAAATGGTACATTTCACGGACTGGAAAGATTGTCTTGGCAATTATTCGGTCATTTCCTGAAATTGTCTTGGCCTTGATGTTTATTAAGGCAGTTGGCCCTGGCTCTGCAGCCGGTGTTTTGGCGTTAGGATTTCACTCAGTTGGAATGCTTGCTAAGTTGTTCTCAGAAGCAATTGAGAACTTAGACGATGGTCCTAACGAAGCTGTAACGGCTGTTGGTGGTTCGAAAACTAATATTACGATGTTTTCAACTTTGCCTAACTTGATGCCAGCTTTGATTTCAAACACTTTGTATCGGTTTGATGTTTCAATTCGGTCGGCTTCAATCCTTGGTTTGGTTGGTGCCGGTGGTATCGGTTATCCGTTAATTATTGCATTGCAATATCGGCAATGGAACCGTGTCGGCATTATCTTGCTCGGAATTATTATCATGGTAATTGTGATTGATTGGATTTCCGGGATGATTCGCAAGAAGCTAGTTTAA